One part of the Glycine soja cultivar W05 chromosome 11, ASM419377v2, whole genome shotgun sequence genome encodes these proteins:
- the LOC114375360 gene encoding protein TOO MANY MOUTHS, producing MSPCLHLLLQVLCCTLILPHAVVTAFTVIMSDSGVPSTLVDGPQTGFSMNQDGSRTDKREQEAVYDIMRATGNAWATDIPDVCRGRWHGIECMPDKDDVFHVVSLSFGALSDDTAFPTCDPTRSFISASIANLPHLKTLFFYRCFSYNPQPIPSFLGLLGPSLQTLVLRENGHVGPIPVELGNLTRLRVLDLHKNNLNGSIPISLGRITGLRSLDLSGNKITGSIPGFAFPSLNVLDLSQNLLMGSIPSTFWDCYSLIKLDFSRNRLVGPLPEKPMGLKDLMLLDLSYNRIQGPFPGSLKSLSSLQALILKGNPMGSTSIPDDGFDGMKALMILVLSNMNWHGPVPESLGKLRNLRVLHLDGNHFNGSIPKSFRDLRSLSELRLNDNGLIGSVPFDREMVWRMKRKLRLNNNSGLCYDASSGLGDSMDSTFDLGISLCDTSNPGSVRTVQHLSATQKLMPVTSDAVEALTSWSLGLTTFVLFFYNFVVSCKYSYQ from the coding sequence ATGAGTCCGTGTCTTCATCTACTCCTACAAGTACTATGTTGTACGTTGATTTTGCCGCATGCAGTAGTAACGGCGTTCACGGTGATCATGTCCGATTCCGGCGTGCCGTCCACCCTAGTTGACGGTCCACAAACGGGATTTTCCATGAACCAAGACGGTTCCCGAACCGACAAGCGAGAGCAAGAAGCAGTGTACGACATCATGCGAGCCACCGGAAACGCTTGGGCCACCGACATCCCCGACGTGTGCCGCGGCCGCTGGCACGGCATCGAGTGCATGCCCGACAAGGACGACGTTTTCCACGTCGTTTCCCTCTCATTCGGAGCACTCTCCGATGATACCGCTTTTCCGACATGCGACCCAACCCGCTCCTTCATCTCAGCCTCCATCGCCAACCTCCCTCACCTCAAGACCTTGTTCTTTTACCGTTGTTTCAGTTACAACCCTCAGCCCATCCCATCCTTCTTGGGCCTATTGGGCCCGTCCTTGCAAACCTTGGTCCTCAGAGAAAACGGCCACGTTGGGCCCATTCCTGTTGAATTGGGCAACCTCACCCGTTTGAGGGTACTTGATCTTCACAAAAACAACCTCAACGGCTCCATACCCATCTCCTTGGGCCGTATCACTGGTTTAAGGTCTTTGGATTTAAGCGGCAACAAAATAACCGGTTCCATACCCGGTTTTGCCTTCCCCTCTTTGAACGTATTGGACCTTAGCCAGAACCTTCTCATGGGCTCAATTCCTTCTACCTTTTGGGACTGCTACTCTCTCATCAAATTGGATTTCAGTCGCAACCGGCTCGTGGGCCCATTGCCGGAGAAGCCCATGGGCCTGAAGGATCTCATGCTTTTGGATTTAAGCTACAATCGTATCCAAGGCCCATTTCCGGGATCACTCAAGAGCCTGAGTTCTCTTCAGGCCTTGATCCTCAAAGGAAACCCAATGGGCTCGACGAGCATACCCGATGATGGGTTCGATGGTATGAAGGCCCTAATGATCCTTGTTTTGTCTAATATGAATTGGCATGGGCCGGTCCCAGAATCACTAGGCAAGTTGCGAAACCTTCGGGTGCTTCATCTGGATGGCAACCACTTCAATGGGTCAATTCCGAAGAGTTTTCGAGATTTGAGAAGCCTTAGTGAATTGAGGCTGAATGATAATGGGCTTATTGGGTCGGTCCCATTTGACAGAGAAATGGTATGGAGGATGAAAAGGAAGCTAAGGTTGAATAATAATTCAGGGCTTTGCTATGATGCAAGTAGTGGTTTAGGGGATAGCATGGATTCCACATTTGATTTAGGTATCAGTTTGTGTGACACTTCGAATCCAGGGTCGGTTAGGACAGTGCAACATCTTTCGGCTACCCAAAAGTTAATGCCCGTCACATCAGATGCTGTGGAAGCACTTACTTCATGGTCACTGGGACTAACTACTTTTGTActgtttttctataattttgttGTCAGTTGTAAATATTCATATCAATAG